Genomic DNA from Mucilaginibacter terrenus:
CTTGCATGGGGCTTTGTGCAAAGTTTGTACAGGCCCTTACATCTGTCCATGGTGTTACAGGCTGCGGCGCCTTCCAGCGCAGCTCTCCCACAGGTGGCGCGGCAAAAGGTATTCCCTTAAAGGACATCACAGCACCATCGGCACTGGCAGCGCCGGATACTGGCCCGGAACTGGTTTTCACAACTTTGAATGCATCCTGCGCTACAGCAAAGGCGCATAACAGCAATAACGGAAGGATGAGCAAGCGTTTCATAAGCGGCTAATTGGTTGTTGCTAATTTATGGTTTTGCCACGGCTTTTACATACTTAGCTGTACGGGCATCATTAATAACACCTTTCCAGTTTAAGCCGTAGCCAAAATCATAAGCATGCCCTTCACCGTCTTTAAATACCTTCATGTCATGAGGCACATCTTCAAACTGTGCTTCAACGGTAGCCATATCCACAGGCATTTGCATTGGCAGCAATGCCGATGGTTCCGCCTTCCCGGTAATTATATCCAGGCTGGCTTGTCCCTGTACACCAAAATCTCCAATAATAGCACTCGCCTGTTTTTCAAACTCACTAAATACCATCGGGTTGTTTAAATTAACCGATACGATAACCGGCTTACCCTTCATTTCCGCGTATGTATCTGTTACCATGGCGAGGTCGGTAACATTGGTAGATGTTTCTGCTTTACCTTTATAGCTCCTGTTGGTAAAAGACTCCAGCGGATCTCCGCCTGCTATACTGGTTGCACGCGCTGTTGCCGCCACGTACTTACCGTATTGTAGTGATATCGGCAGATACCCATTGCCTCCGTTTTTAGCGTCATCGGCATCATAGCCGCCGCGGCCAATTGGGCTAGAAATAAATACCAGGGCGTAATCCGCCTCGTCCGGGTTGTCAGTGACCTTAAAGTACTTTTTAACCGTTTCTATATTTACCGGGTACTCTAATGATTCCGGCGTTTTCATGCCAAGGAAGTTCACGCCTGCAGGTGTAAATTTCTTTGGCACATAAACCGTTTTGCCGGTTTGCAGCGGCAGTACGTTGTTCTTGTTTTTTAGCATTACGATAGACTTCAGTTGGGCATCGTATCCTGCTGCCATAAACTCCGGATTGCCTACGACTCTTTTTGATTGCTCTGCATCCAGGTAGGGGTTCTCAAACAGGCCGGTCTGGAATATATTGCGCAGTAAACGCGTAGCCGATAGTTCGAAACGAGCACGCATAAATTTTTCGCCATGTTCTTTTACACCTATCTGGTAGGCTTCTATCACAGGCTTCATATCGTTATTACCGCCAAACTGGTCTACCCCCGCCATCAATATTTTATAGTGACGCTGGGCAATTGTCGCTTTTTCCATCCCCCACGATTTACCGGACAAAAAGCTGTTGATAACCGTTTCATCACCGGTAACCAGCCAATCGGTACACACCACGCCATCGTAGTGGTATTTATTGCGCAACAGGTCGGTAATAATGTATTTATTGTAGTTGTTAGCTACATTCTCGTGGTTCTTGGTGTCCTGCTTCCAGCTAATAGTGTAATAAGGCATTACGGCGGCGGCCATTTTGGTTTTGCCGTTCAGCTTGAAAGCGCCTTCGGTAAATGGCACCATGTGCTGGGCAAAGTTATTGCCCGGGTAAACAGCATACTTACCAAAACCGTAGTGGGCATCACGCCCGCCCTCGCCGGCGCCACCGCCGGGCCAGTGTTTTACCATAGCATTTACACTTACGTAACCCCAGCCTTTGGCAATTTCGTCTTTACCCGTAGAGGTTTGGAAGCCATCTACGTAAGCTCTGGCCATATCGGCAGCCAGGTAAGGGTCCTCGCCGAAGGTTCCACTAAAGCGGTTCCAGCGCGGGTCTGTAGCTATATCAATTTGCGGCGACAAAGCAGTAGCAATGCCTAACGCGCGGTACTCCTGCCCTGCAATGCTGCCGAACTTTTGCGTTACAGATGGGTCGAACGTAGCAGCCATCCCCAACGATCCCGGCCACATAGAAATAGAACCACCTGCACCCGCGTTAAACTCGGCGGTAGCACGTGTGCCATGCCGCGGGTCGCTGCTGTTGTTGGCTGGTATCCCCAGGCCAATGCCCTCTACCAGGGCCTGCGCATTATTGTTCCATTTGGCGGCAACTTCCGCGCTTTGTACCGATGTGATCAATACATGCCGTACGTTGTCTTCTGTCAAGAATTTCTTTTGCTGATCGCTAAGATCCCAGGCATTTGCACCGCTTTCGGCAAATACTTTACCATTATAGCTGCCAGCAAAAGGGCCTGCCGGTGCCGCCGGTATAGGCTGATGCCGGCTGTATAACATCAGCCCTGCAATCTGCTCAACGCTCATTTTCGCAGCCAGGTCTCTAGCGCGCTCATCAACCGGCAGCCGCCAGTCTTCATACTTGTCCAGCTTACCGTTTTTGTTCAGGTCCTTAAAAGCTAGCCCGTCCACTATAAGCAATTTTACGCCTGACGTAGTGGAATAACCCAACTTTTGGCCGGCTTTGTTGGTCACAAAAACAATGTCACCTACCTTGTTTTCGGTGTACTTGGTTTGGGCTGCCGCAGCCAATGGCAGCATCATGCTAAGCAGCAGGTATCTTCTTTTCATTTATATGGTTGTTGTAAGATGATTTTATCTTCAGTTGCTCAATACACAAACAGGCACAAATTAGCACAGGAAGAACCCGGCTGTACATGCACGCTATAAGGGTAATACTAAGCTTAAAAATTATAACTGGTTGAAAGACAATCTTTGTGTCGATACTACACAATGGTAAAAATTATATTTTACAATAACAAATTAAAATAATGCGCGAACGTGACATCCTAAATGCCTTATAAACTAAGACTCGATTTCCAGTGCACAAAACTATTTACTATAATAGTGCGTTCCTACTTTCCAGTCACCCTACATTGAAAGGCGCAGTTGGCTGGCGTGAATTAATAGAATACGATGCTTTCAGAAAAACTAAAAGAACAAACGCAGCAAGATCATCAGTACCTCGAAAAAATGATGGTAAAGGATTTAAAAGCCATTCGCACTAACGGGGAGTACGCGGCTTTGTTACAGAAGTTTTACAGCTACTTTGGCGGATTAGAAGTCAAAATAGATGAAGTATTCGATAAAACCCAGCTACCGGATGCAGCCGAACGCCGCAAAGCACAATCGCTGGCAAATGATATTAGGTTTTTAGGCGGACAGGTTGCTGATAAGGCTACAGGAGTTGCACTACCCTCCATCAACAACCACCTGCAGGCTTTAGGAGCGCTGTATGTTATTGAAGGATCGACGCTGGGTGGTAAGATCATCAGCAAAATGATGCAGCAGCAGCTTGGCCTTACAAACAATGGTGTGACTTTTTTTGAAGGATACGGCGATCAATCCATGCGAATGTGGGGCACTTTCAAGGAAATGCTGAATACACAAGCGACCAACCCCGAACAGGAAGCAGTGGTGATAACCGCAGCTAATGAAACCTTCCGCAAGTTTGGCGATTGGTTTAAACACAGCGAAAACTAACGTTATTTGCGGAAAGCGATGCTGAATGTGGTGCCGCGCCCAAGTTCGCTGTCAACCCAAATCTTGCCTTTGTGCTTTTCTACAATGCGCTTAACAATGGCCAGCCCTACTCCGGTGCCTTCAATGTCGCCTACGTTATCCATCCGGTGAAAAAGCTCGAATACGCGCGGAAGTTGTTTTATATCTATGCCCAAGCCGTTATCTGTTACGGTATAAACAACCTCAAGGTCATTCTCCGTACCGTTTATTTCCACCACAGGTGGTTCCGACTTCATTGAGTATTTAATAGCGTTGCTGATGATATTTGCAAAAACCTGCGATATCATTACCGGATCGCCCTGTATGCGTGGAGTGCCGCCAATAGTGATCCTGGTATTTTCTGCATTGTACACCAATACCAGGTCTTTCACCTGATCTTTAATGATTTGCGACACGTCAATGTCAGTTGTTACCGGCTCGCTGCGGCCAATACGGGAGTAGTCCAGCACCTCCTCAATCATGTTATTCATCTTATCGGCACCCTCTCGTATACGGTCCAGCGCTTTAAGTGCCTGCGGCTTAAGTTCCTTGTCCCGGCTTAAGATTTGCGCATAGCTCTTTATAACCGCTATTGGGTTCTTAAGATCGTGCGATATGGTAAAGCTAAACGTGTCCAGCTCTTCGTAAGCTTGTTTCAGGCGCTCGTTCAGCAAGCGTATGGCACCCGCCTTCTGATTAATCGCATAAGAAATCTCACTTTTAAGCCTTACTATAGATTTTACTTCCTCGGCTCCCCACGGCTTTGAAGTACCTGTAACGGTTTGCGACCACTCCTCGAAAGATTTGCGTGGAGAGATCTGCATCATGCCATTACTGCTTACTTCAGCCGGTTTATCAGGATTGCCGGCCCATACTATAGTTTGCAGCTGCTCGGGCTTAAACCAAATTACGTACTCGCCCAGTTCCTTGGAAATGGTAAGCACCATCATGCCCGACGCTACTTCTTTAAACGCCTTAGCCTGCTCGAATTCTGCAGACAGGTGATGCGTATAGTATACCGACTCATTTATATTGGCCTTTATCCACCCGATCAACTCTGTTAGCTGATTATCGGCTGGTGTGTTGCCCAGCTTTTTAATATTGTTCTCAAAAACCAGCACAGCCCCTTTTGCATCGGTAACATCTAATAGCGTCACCGGGTTACCGGTAAGTGCTACCTCTATCTCGTTATCCTTAAGCATCAGTCTGCTTAGCTGGTCAACGGCGGTTTTGTAGCGCTCTTGTATGAACTGATTCTCTTCGTCCTGCCTGAATTCCAGTGCAGACGACAAAATTTGCCCGATAAGCTTTGCCGACTCGCGCGAACGGTAGTCAATAAAACGCGGTGTGTAGTTGTGACAGGCGATGAGGCCCCAAAGTTCCTGCTTATAGATAAGCGATATGCTAAAACTGGAGGCAACACCCATGTTTTTAAGGTACTGGATGTGTATGGGCGATACCGCGCGCAACTGCGACGGGGTAAGGTCCAGCGGTGTAACGTCACCGTTGTCTTCCCGTACAATGCCCGATGGCTCCGTGTTTACGTTAGCTATCAGGCGGGTAAGGTTACGCTTGTATAACTCACGTGCCTGCTGCGGGATATCTGATGCAGGATAGTGCAGTCCCAGCCACGATTGCAGGTCGTCATCTGCAGCTTCGGCAACCACTTCGCCGTGGCCGTCTTCCGCAAAACGGTATATCATTACCCTATCGTATCCAATAACGCTTTTCACCTGCATTACGCTGTTCTTAAGCAGGTTTTGCAGGTTTTTATCGGTAAGCATCTCAGAAAGAGAGCGGCCTATGGCCCTTTGCACATCGGTCTCGCTGTCTGACCGTGCCGGCTCAAACTCCAGCAGGTAATACTCTGCCGACGAAGAAATGATCAGGTGAAAAGGCTTGCCCTGAATATCTGTATTGAATGGATTAGTTTGTTCGAACCCGTTGTTCTTACCAAAAAGAATCAGCTGGCTTATAAAGTTTGGCGGTTCGTTAGTGCCAATCAGCGGCTCAATAGCTGTTACATGTTCACCCAGGATATTGGCTGGCATATTAGGTACAAAAGTGTGCAGATTATCGCTGTGAAAACGCACGACAAACTGTTTATCCATCACGATTAAAAAACCGTGCGCCTGTATTTTGCCCGGGATATGGATAGGCTCCTTATCGCAGTTACTGAGGTCGATGTTCAAAGGAAAATGTTGTTATAGATAGCTAAAAAGCAAATATGAAAATATAAAATCAATTAAGCAAAAATGATAGCCTGTCAGTTAAATAGCTGCCGTTGGCTTAAATTCATAATAAGTTAAAGTATCTAAACCAGTCTGGCAAATTTGTCTGCAACTTAATTTCGCGCTCGGCGTCCTTTAGTTCATATTTACTTTTTTATTCTTTATGCGTATTCGGCTCACCATTCTATTCGCATTATTCATTTCCGGGGCATGGGGACAAGCCAAATTGCCCGTGGCCACAAATTTCAGAAGGGCCTACGCTAACCAAACGCGTGATGTAAGCGGCCGTCCCGGAAAAAAGTACTGGCAAAATACCGCTGACTACGATATTAAAGTGACTTTCGATCAAGGTTCAATTACAGGCACTGAGTCCATACAATACATAAACAATAGTCCGGATACGCTTAAGAAGGTTGTTTTTAAGTTGTATCCGAATATTTTTAAACCTACTGCCATGCGCAACGTGGTTATTGATGACGGTGCCACTGGCGAGGGTGTAACCATCTCGACGATGAGCCTCAACAACAAGGTAATAGATATTAAGAAACGTTCGGTTCGTGGCACCAATCTTTATATCAACAGTGTTGCCATAGCGCCCGGTGCAACTGCCTCCTTTAACATTACCTATAACTACAAGCTAAATGACACTTCTTTTATCCGTACCGGCAGGGTAGAAAATGGTGCTTACATGGTGGCGTATTTTTTTCCACGTATTGCCGTTTACGACGACATAGACGGATGGAACGAATACCCCTACCTAGGTAAGGAAGAGTTTTATAACGATTACTGCAACTTTAAGGTAGCCATTACTACGCCCGGCAAAAACCAGGTTTGGGCAACAGGCGACCTAAAGAACACCGCTGACGTTTATGAACCTGCATTTGCCCAACGAATAGCCTACGCCGAAAATAACGATGCTATAACAGATATAATTACAGAACAAGACCTTAAAAACGGACACATAACTAAAAATGAAAGCGGCAACAACACCTGGCTTTTTGAAGCCCGCAATGTTACTGATTTCGCCTTTGCTGTAAGCGACCATTACATCTGGAAAGCATCAAGCGTAATGGTGGACGCCACCACAAAAAGGCGCACCCGGGTAGATGCGGTGTATAACCCCCAACATACCAATTTTGATCCCGTTGTAAACTTCGCGCGGAAAACCGTCGAGGCAATAAGCTTTAGGGTACCCTGTGTACCTTTCCCTTATTCACACCAAACCATATTTGAAGGATTAGATGCGATGGAATACCCTATGATGGTGAACAACTTGCCTTTTGATAAAAACGATGTGGCTTACTTTACCGCACACGAGATATTTCATGCCCTGTTCCCTTTTTACGTGGGAAGTAACGAAACCAAATATTCGTTTATGGACGAAGGCCCCGCCACCCTGGCAGAATTTACCCTGCGGCCGATGATAGAACCCGGCGCACCGAACGGGTATGACTTATCTTCGGTAAACGACATAGCCGGCAGCGATCAGGATGTGCCTGTAATGACCCTCACTCCGCAGCTTTACGGTAAAGCACGTTTTGCTGATAAGGACCTTAAACCGGCGCTCGCCCTGCATTACCTGAAAGACATGCTGGGTGAAAAGCTTTTTTACACCGCATTAAAGTATTACATCAATGTTTGGAAAGGCAGGCACCCTACACCATACGACTTTTTTTACTGCATGAACGCAGGGGCCAAGGCCAATCTTAACTGGTTTTGGCAAAACTGGTTTTTTGAAAAGGCCATTCCCGATTTAGCCATTAGTAAGGTACAGCGCCAGCAAAATAATTACACTATAAGCATTAACAACATCGGTAAAGCAGCAGTACCAGTACACCTTTCTGTAATTTACCAGGACGGTTATACCCAAACCATCCACCGCAGCATTGAATGCTGGGCTAGAGGTACCGCCTCTTTAAAACTGACCTTCACCGCCAAAGGAAAGATAAGCAAGCTGGTGTTAGGCGATGCTTACGATGCCGATATTGATCCTTCGAATAATGTTGGATGATGAAATAGCCGTAAAGCTTTATGTTCATAATGCTCTACCTGATACACAATGCGTTGTGGTGAATTCAATACTTGCTATCAAGTCAGGCCAACTTTTAAATACCCTAAACCAATCTCAATCAATATAATACCAATCCTTATCTATTTTTTTCAGGCTCTTCCTGTACAACGAATCTGCAGATGAAATCTTCTCCATAT
This window encodes:
- a CDS encoding glycoside hydrolase family 3 protein — protein: MKRRYLLLSMMLPLAAAAQTKYTENKVGDIVFVTNKAGQKLGYSTTSGVKLLIVDGLAFKDLNKNGKLDKYEDWRLPVDERARDLAAKMSVEQIAGLMLYSRHQPIPAAPAGPFAGSYNGKVFAESGANAWDLSDQQKKFLTEDNVRHVLITSVQSAEVAAKWNNNAQALVEGIGLGIPANNSSDPRHGTRATAEFNAGAGGSISMWPGSLGMAATFDPSVTQKFGSIAGQEYRALGIATALSPQIDIATDPRWNRFSGTFGEDPYLAADMARAYVDGFQTSTGKDEIAKGWGYVSVNAMVKHWPGGGAGEGGRDAHYGFGKYAVYPGNNFAQHMVPFTEGAFKLNGKTKMAAAVMPYYTISWKQDTKNHENVANNYNKYIITDLLRNKYHYDGVVCTDWLVTGDETVINSFLSGKSWGMEKATIAQRHYKILMAGVDQFGGNNDMKPVIEAYQIGVKEHGEKFMRARFELSATRLLRNIFQTGLFENPYLDAEQSKRVVGNPEFMAAGYDAQLKSIVMLKNKNNVLPLQTGKTVYVPKKFTPAGVNFLGMKTPESLEYPVNIETVKKYFKVTDNPDEADYALVFISSPIGRGGYDADDAKNGGNGYLPISLQYGKYVAATARATSIAGGDPLESFTNRSYKGKAETSTNVTDLAMVTDTYAEMKGKPVIVSVNLNNPMVFSEFEKQASAIIGDFGVQGQASLDIITGKAEPSALLPMQMPVDMATVEAQFEDVPHDMKVFKDGEGHAYDFGYGLNWKGVINDARTAKYVKAVAKP
- a CDS encoding biliverdin-producing heme oxygenase, giving the protein MLSEKLKEQTQQDHQYLEKMMVKDLKAIRTNGEYAALLQKFYSYFGGLEVKIDEVFDKTQLPDAAERRKAQSLANDIRFLGGQVADKATGVALPSINNHLQALGALYVIEGSTLGGKIISKMMQQQLGLTNNGVTFFEGYGDQSMRMWGTFKEMLNTQATNPEQEAVVITAANETFRKFGDWFKHSEN
- a CDS encoding ATP-binding protein; this translates as MNIDLSNCDKEPIHIPGKIQAHGFLIVMDKQFVVRFHSDNLHTFVPNMPANILGEHVTAIEPLIGTNEPPNFISQLILFGKNNGFEQTNPFNTDIQGKPFHLIISSSAEYYLLEFEPARSDSETDVQRAIGRSLSEMLTDKNLQNLLKNSVMQVKSVIGYDRVMIYRFAEDGHGEVVAEAADDDLQSWLGLHYPASDIPQQARELYKRNLTRLIANVNTEPSGIVREDNGDVTPLDLTPSQLRAVSPIHIQYLKNMGVASSFSISLIYKQELWGLIACHNYTPRFIDYRSRESAKLIGQILSSALEFRQDEENQFIQERYKTAVDQLSRLMLKDNEIEVALTGNPVTLLDVTDAKGAVLVFENNIKKLGNTPADNQLTELIGWIKANINESVYYTHHLSAEFEQAKAFKEVASGMMVLTISKELGEYVIWFKPEQLQTIVWAGNPDKPAEVSSNGMMQISPRKSFEEWSQTVTGTSKPWGAEEVKSIVRLKSEISYAINQKAGAIRLLNERLKQAYEELDTFSFTISHDLKNPIAVIKSYAQILSRDKELKPQALKALDRIREGADKMNNMIEEVLDYSRIGRSEPVTTDIDVSQIIKDQVKDLVLVYNAENTRITIGGTPRIQGDPVMISQVFANIISNAIKYSMKSEPPVVEINGTENDLEVVYTVTDNGLGIDIKQLPRVFELFHRMDNVGDIEGTGVGLAIVKRIVEKHKGKIWVDSELGRGTTFSIAFRK
- a CDS encoding M1 family metallopeptidase, whose product is MRIRLTILFALFISGAWGQAKLPVATNFRRAYANQTRDVSGRPGKKYWQNTADYDIKVTFDQGSITGTESIQYINNSPDTLKKVVFKLYPNIFKPTAMRNVVIDDGATGEGVTISTMSLNNKVIDIKKRSVRGTNLYINSVAIAPGATASFNITYNYKLNDTSFIRTGRVENGAYMVAYFFPRIAVYDDIDGWNEYPYLGKEEFYNDYCNFKVAITTPGKNQVWATGDLKNTADVYEPAFAQRIAYAENNDAITDIITEQDLKNGHITKNESGNNTWLFEARNVTDFAFAVSDHYIWKASSVMVDATTKRRTRVDAVYNPQHTNFDPVVNFARKTVEAISFRVPCVPFPYSHQTIFEGLDAMEYPMMVNNLPFDKNDVAYFTAHEIFHALFPFYVGSNETKYSFMDEGPATLAEFTLRPMIEPGAPNGYDLSSVNDIAGSDQDVPVMTLTPQLYGKARFADKDLKPALALHYLKDMLGEKLFYTALKYYINVWKGRHPTPYDFFYCMNAGAKANLNWFWQNWFFEKAIPDLAISKVQRQQNNYTISINNIGKAAVPVHLSVIYQDGYTQTIHRSIECWARGTASLKLTFTAKGKISKLVLGDAYDADIDPSNNVG